Proteins from one Mus pahari chromosome 10, PAHARI_EIJ_v1.1, whole genome shotgun sequence genomic window:
- the Rpl4 gene encoding 60S ribosomal protein L4 produces MACARPLISVYSEKGESSGKNVTLPAVFKAPIRPDIVNFVHTNLRKNNRQPYAVSELAGHQTSAESWGTGRAVARIPRVRGGGTHRSGQGAFGNMCRGGRMFAPTKTWRRWHRRVNTTQKRYAICSALAASALPALVMSKGHRIEEVPELPLVVEDKVEGYKKTKEAVQLLKKLKAWNDIKKVYASQRMRAGKGKMRNRRRIQRRGPCIIYNEDNGIIKAFRNIPGITLLNVSKLNILKLAPGGHVGRFCIWTESAFRKLDELYGTWRKAASLKSNYNLPMHKMMNTDLSRILKSPEIQRALRAPRKKIHRRVLKKNPLKNLRIMLKLNPYAKTMRRNTILRQARNHKLRVKKLEAAATALAAKSEKVVPEKGTADKKPAEGKKGKQPVEAKKLKKPAGKKVVAKKPAEKKPTTEEKKPAA; encoded by the exons ATG GCTTGTGCCCGTCCCCTCATATCGGTGTACTCTGAAAAAGGAGAGTCATCTGGCAAGAATGTCACTTTGCCAGCTGTGTTCAAAGCTCCCATTCGACCAGATATTGTCAACTTCGTTCATACCAACTTGAGGAAAAATAACAGACAGCCCTATGCCGTCAGTGAATTGGCAG GTCATCAGACCAGTGCTGAGTCTTGGGGTACTGGCAGAGCTGTGGCTCGAATTCCAAGAGTTCGAGGTGGTGGGACCCACCGATCTGGTCAGGGTGCCTTTGGAAAT atgtgtCGTGGGGGACGCATGTTTGCACCAACCAAAACCTGGCGTCGTTGGCACCGCAGAGTGAATACAACCCAAAAACGATATGCCATCTGTTCTGCCCTGGCTGCCTCGGCCTTACCAGCTTTGGTGATGTCTAAAG GTCATCGAATTGAGGAGGTTCCTGAGCTGCCGCTGGTGGTTGAAGATAAGGTTGAAGGTTACAAGAAGACCAAGGAGGCTGTTCAGCTGCTTAAGAAACTTAAAGCTTGGAATGACATCAAAAAG GTCTATGCCTCTCAGAGAATGAGAGCTGGCAAGGGCAAAATGAGAAACCGACGGCGGATCCAACGCAGGGGACCCTGCATCATCTATAATGAAGATAATGGTATCATCAAAGCCTTCCGGAACATCCCTG GTATTACTCTGCTTAATGTAAGCAAGCTGAACATTTTGAAACTTGCTCCTGGTGGGCATGTGGGCCGTTTCTGCATTTGGACGGAGAGTGCTTTCCGGAAGTTGGATGAGCTGTATGGCACTTGGCGGAAGGCTGCTTCCCTCAAAAGTAACTATAA CCTTCCCATGCACAAGATGATGAACACAGACCTCAGCAGAATCTTGAAAAGCCCAGAAATCCAAAGAGCCCTCCGAGCACCACG CAAGAAGATTCATCGCAGAGTCTTGAAGAAGAATCCACTGAAGAACCTGAGAATCATGTTGAAGCTGAACCCTTATGCCAAGACCATGCGCAGGAATACCATTCTTCGCCAGGCCAGAAAT CACAAACTTCGGGTGAAAAAGCTGGAAGCAGCAGCTACTGCACTGGCAGCCAAATCTGAAAAGGTTGTTCCAGAGAAGGGGACTGCAGACAAGAAGCCAGCGGAGGGCAAGAAGGGAAAGCagcctgtggaggccaagaaGCTGAAGAAGCCTGCAGGGAAAAAGGTGGTTGCCAAGAAACCAGCAGAGAAGAAGCCgacaacagaagaaaagaagccagctgcataa
- the Snapc5 gene encoding snRNA-activating protein complex subunit 5, with the protein MLSRLQELRKEEETLLRLKAALHDQLNRLKVEELALQSMINTRGRSETLSSQPAPEQLCDMSLQVDNEVTINQTTLKLSTRSPMEEEEEEEEEEEEEEEEPDS; encoded by the exons ATGTTGAGTCGACTGCAGGAGCTCCGCAAGGAGGAAGAAACCCTGCTGCGTCTAAAGGCGGCTCTGCACGACCAACTGAACCGCCTCAAG GTTGAAGAATTAGCCCTTCAATCAATGATAAATACTCGAGGAaggagtgagacactgtcttctcAGCCTGCACCTGAACAGTTATGTGAT ATGTCCCTACAGGTTGACAATGAAGTGACAATCAATCAGACTACACTGAAGCTGAGCACAAGGAGCCctatggaagaagaggaggaggaggaggaggaagaggaggaggaggaggaagaacctGATTCGTAA